A window of Castanea sativa cultivar Marrone di Chiusa Pesio chromosome 8, ASM4071231v1 genomic DNA:
aaaaaaaaaaaaaaaacaatattaaagaTGAACATACAAACTCTTTTCTTTACAACTGGAGTAAATGAAAACAATTACCAAACCATTACAGCAGAAGGGATAGCAAAGCGGAAAAACTCCCCAATTCCTTGGAACAGCTCCTTAGAAATTGGAACAAGGGTTTTTTTGCAGGCAGAAGAGTACTTCACatataaaccaagaaaaatcACATTTAACCAATATGAAATTCCCATAGCTAAAGCTGCTCCGAGGTTTCCCAGTCCAGACTTGAATACTAAAACCCAACATAGTGGTATGTGAAAACATAGAATTACAACAGAGCTTATAAGCATTGGCTTGACTAGACTTTGTGTCTGAAGGTATCTAACGAGTGGTTGAAGTGTGGCATAAGCAAAGAGTGCAGGAACAAGCCACATTGTGAATTTCCCAGCTTCATGTGCAATTAGAGGGTCTTGACCTATCAAACTAAGTAACTTTCCCATGTTCATCCATAGCAAAGACAGAGGAAGACAGACAACGTTTAGAGAAAATATAGCAGTGTAAGtttgaattccaattttttgATATTGCTGAGCACCATAAGCTTGCCCACATAGAGTTTCTAGCGCACTGGCCATTCCTAACTGTTTACCacatacaaaatagaaaatccAGTTAGTTATTTGAAATAGATATGTTCAAAGTCTTTCATCTCAGTAACTAGGTCcacaaatttaatattttttggccTTCAGAACATTTAAAtcatccaatatatatttttgtaagtGCATGACTTCACCCATATCTTCTAGTAGCTCTGGCTTATTGAAACTCATACATGTGACtgccatttgattttttttttctttttttgttttgacagAGTGTCACTGCCATTCAGTGAGACTAATTATTATATTTCATCCAAATCATGACAAATGCTTTCCTGCACTAGTATTCATAAATGTTATCCAAATCACAAGTTGAGCAATGTTAGTCCAATCCATTATGACAAGAAGCTGATCATTACATAAATCACACAAATATTGAAAGAACAAAATGAAACTTATAGACATGTTTAGTGATTCATTAACAAAACATGGAAGTGGTTTAGTTTACTAAACTGTTATGAATCTGTTACCCAAAGATAAAGCATTATAAGGCTACCCAAGTCACCATTCCCTTATCTGACATCTCCAATTACCCCTAGTCCCGGTTAAGTTGAAAAGTAATCAATTTCCCACCCGGCATGACCTGCCTTGCCCCGAAGAGGTAATCACAAGAACTCAAATTACAGTGAGTTCAAATCACATAAAATGAACCAAGAATCTTGTCACAAGGGTAATCACAAAAACTCAGAAAGAAACAAGTTTCATGTTTTTCCAAGGTGAGCTTAAAAATATCTTGTACacatattattgaaaaaaaaagtggttgaaCAAGAATTAATCCTAAGTATgcatgaaagaaaacaaactaaatgttgcattgattttttttttttttggttattatttatttactaaaagTTGGTTAAAAAGTGAGACTTTGAAAATGTatataaggaaagaaaaacatGTATATAAGCAAACAGAAGCTAAGTAGATAACAACAAAGACTTACAAGAAGACTGAAGCCAGTGACTGCAGAAAGAGAGATGGCTAAAGCAGTGCTAGAGAGAGCAAGTTCATCCAGATGACCCACCATCATTAATGAAATGACCTGCAACAAGTACTGTGATAGACTCACGACCACCATAGGACCAGCCAAGAATCCCAACCTCTTGAGCTCCCCAGTGAAAGTAACCCATGTTAGAGATGGAGTTTctggttttcttttctcttctttgatcCCTTTTGCTAATAAGCTCTCTTCCATGTCTTTCTTTTTGTCTCTTGGCCGCCTCAATAGCTCAAACGTGGAATATGAGAGGTCCAAGGAAAAAACAGAGAAGGAGAGAGTCCTGACTTTTTGGTATTTCCAGGGCCATGTATGGTATATATCACTGGGAACAAAGACCAGCTCCAGTCTTCGCGTAGTTTTCTTTATTGGTCAATAAAGtattcaatttaaaatataaaactgaGTTCTAAAtttctcttgtttttattttacttttttaattttgtttttgttaactTCAGTTTTCTAAGTTtcacatttatttaattaaggcattttcgttaacttttgttaaaattttttgaaaaaaaaatcaagaaaatattttttaatttaaaaattttgaagaaaaatttataaaattgaaaaattaaccacatcatataacaaaatttaatgaaaaagccttaattgaataaacttgaaagttagagaactgaaatgaacaaaagtaaaattagagaactgaaatgaaatctgaaaaaacttaaatggtcagtttt
This region includes:
- the LOC142608368 gene encoding protein DETOXIFICATION 12-like isoform X1: MEESLLAKGIKEEKRKPETPSLTWVTFTGELKRLGFLAGPMVVVSLSQYLLQVISLMMVGHLDELALSSTALAISLSAVTGFSLLLGMASALETLCGQAYGAQQYQKIGIQTYTAIFSLNVVCLPLSLLWMNMGKLLSLIGQDPLIAHEAGKFTMWLVPALFAYATLQPLVRYLQTQSLVKPMLISSVVILCFHIPLCWVLVFKSGLGNLGAALAMGISYWLNVIFLGLYVKYSSACKKTLVPISKELFQGIGEFFRFAIPSAVMVCLEWWSFEFLILLSGLLPNPQLETSVLSVCLNTIATLYTIPYGLGAAASTRISNELGAGNPQAARVAVFAVLFLAVTETSIVSAILLASRSVFGYTFSNEKEVVDYVTTMAPLVSLSIILDSLQGVLSGVARGCGWQHIGAYVNLGAFYLCGIPVAAVLGFMTNLRGRGLWIGIQTGAFVQTVMLSIITSCINWEKQASNARERIFEGKLPQDNNESEQLVS